From Amycolatopsis cihanbeyliensis, a single genomic window includes:
- the hrpA gene encoding ATP-dependent RNA helicase HrpA, producing MSTRSPLDELRPRLRELTARDAHKLRRRIDGARKARDHAAVAAEIAADVDAAELRVRNRIAAVPKLEYPAELPVSQRKEDIAELVRDHQVVIVAGETGSGKTTQLPKICLGLGRGVRGQIGHTQPRRLAARTVAERVASELRTELGSTVGYKVRFTDRGGDDTLVKLMTDGILLAEIQHDRMLRQYDTIIIDEAHERSLNIDFLLGYLKQLLPRRPDLKLIITSATIDPERFSRHFGDAPIIEVSGRTYPVEVRYRPVVDPEDPDADPDRDQVQAICEAAGELIAEGSGDILVFLSGEREIRDTADALTALNLPSTEVLPLYARLSSAEQHRVFQSHTGRRIVLATNVAETSLTVPGIKYVIDPGTARISRYSHRTKVQRLPIEPVSQASANQRKGRCGRTSDGICVRLYSEDDFASRPEFTDPEILRTNLASVILQMTSLGLGDIGAFPFVEPPDRRQITDGVNLLQELGAFDPGAEARQKLTRTGRQLAQLPVDPRLGRMVLQAAEDGCVREAMIIVAALSIQDPRERPAEKQQAADQKHARFTDKNSDFQAYLNLWEYLTEQQKALSGNQFRKLCRAEYLNYLRVREWQDIYGQLTRLAKPLGVTPNNSAASFQQVHTALIAGMLSHIGLKDPAKGDYLGARGTRFAVFPGSGLFKKQPRWVMAAELVETSRLWARVVARIEPEWVEPLAGHVVKRTYSEPHWERKRGAVMANERVTLYGVPLVTGRKVSYGKIDPELSRELFIRHALVEGDWQTDHRFFRDNRALLDEVSDLEHRARRHDILVDDETLFEFYDQRIPAEVVSARHFDSWWKKTRREQPDLLTFEKSMLINATAGGVSEADYPDTWKQGALEFPLTYQFEPGTDADGVTVHLPLAVLNQVGREGFDWQVPGLREELVTALIKSLPKQLRRNFVPAPDHARQVLQRITPADGPLVDALGAELERLRGVVVPQDAWQPESVPDHLRITFRVVDEKDNSLGEGKDLEELRQRLRGEVRATISAAADSIERSGLRTPAFGELPQVFRGSRRGHEVKAYPALVDEGDSVAVRMLDTPGLQRQRMWAGTRRMLRLNLPSPMKFINRNLNNQAKLVLSRNPHGGVAPLLEDCVDCAVDKLMADAGGPVWSDAGFEPLLEKVRAGLNPTVLEVLREVERVLHAAHEVEVLLADTKRPALAESVADLRAQFAGLVHPGFVTAAGYHRLPDLVRYLRAMERRLDKLPGDPARDLERVREIEWLRREYQAVLDELPPQTPPSPALAEIPWMIEELRVSFFAQTLRTAYPVSVKRILRAMDDDAS from the coding sequence ATGTCTACTCGATCTCCCCTTGATGAGCTGCGCCCTCGGCTGCGCGAGCTGACCGCGCGGGACGCGCACAAGCTGCGGCGGCGCATCGACGGTGCGCGCAAGGCGAGGGACCACGCCGCGGTCGCCGCGGAGATCGCGGCCGATGTGGACGCGGCCGAGTTGCGGGTGCGTAACCGGATCGCCGCGGTGCCGAAGCTGGAGTACCCGGCGGAGCTGCCGGTCAGCCAGCGCAAGGAGGACATCGCCGAGCTGGTTCGGGACCACCAGGTGGTGATCGTCGCGGGGGAGACCGGCTCCGGCAAGACCACCCAGTTGCCCAAGATCTGCCTCGGGCTCGGCAGGGGCGTGCGCGGCCAGATCGGGCACACCCAGCCGCGCAGGCTGGCCGCGCGCACGGTGGCCGAGCGGGTGGCGTCCGAGCTGAGGACCGAACTGGGCTCCACGGTCGGGTACAAGGTGCGTTTCACCGACCGGGGCGGGGACGACACCCTGGTCAAGCTGATGACCGACGGCATCCTGCTCGCCGAGATCCAGCACGACCGGATGCTGCGCCAGTACGACACGATCATCATCGACGAGGCGCACGAGCGTAGCCTGAACATCGACTTCCTGCTCGGTTACCTCAAGCAGTTGCTGCCGCGCCGCCCGGACCTCAAGCTGATCATCACCTCGGCCACCATCGACCCCGAGCGGTTCTCCCGCCACTTCGGGGACGCGCCGATCATCGAGGTCTCCGGGCGCACCTACCCGGTGGAGGTGCGCTACCGCCCGGTGGTCGACCCCGAAGACCCGGACGCCGACCCGGACCGCGACCAGGTGCAGGCCATCTGCGAGGCGGCGGGTGAGCTGATCGCCGAGGGGTCGGGGGACATCCTGGTGTTCCTTTCCGGGGAGCGGGAGATCCGGGACACCGCGGACGCGCTGACCGCGCTGAACCTGCCGAGCACCGAGGTGCTCCCGCTGTACGCGCGGCTGTCCTCGGCCGAGCAGCACCGGGTGTTCCAGTCGCACACCGGGCGCCGGATCGTGCTGGCCACGAACGTCGCGGAGACCTCGCTGACCGTGCCGGGGATCAAGTACGTGATCGATCCCGGCACGGCGCGGATCTCCCGGTACAGTCACCGCACCAAGGTGCAGCGCCTGCCGATCGAACCGGTGTCCCAGGCCTCGGCCAACCAGCGCAAGGGCCGCTGCGGCCGGACCTCGGACGGTATCTGCGTGCGGTTGTACTCCGAGGACGACTTCGCGTCCCGGCCGGAGTTCACCGATCCGGAGATCCTGCGCACCAACCTCGCCTCGGTCATCCTGCAGATGACCTCGCTGGGACTGGGGGATATCGGCGCGTTCCCGTTCGTGGAACCGCCGGATCGCAGGCAGATCACCGACGGGGTCAACCTGCTGCAGGAGTTGGGCGCGTTCGACCCCGGCGCCGAGGCGCGCCAGAAGCTGACCAGGACCGGCAGGCAACTGGCGCAGCTTCCGGTGGACCCGCGGCTCGGCCGGATGGTGTTGCAGGCCGCCGAGGACGGCTGCGTGCGCGAGGCCATGATCATCGTCGCCGCGTTGTCCATTCAGGACCCGCGGGAGCGGCCCGCGGAGAAGCAGCAGGCCGCCGACCAGAAGCATGCCCGGTTCACCGACAAGAACTCCGATTTCCAGGCTTACCTGAACCTGTGGGAGTACCTGACCGAGCAGCAGAAAGCCTTGTCCGGCAATCAGTTCCGCAAGCTGTGCCGCGCCGAGTACCTGAACTACCTGCGGGTCCGCGAGTGGCAGGACATCTACGGCCAGCTGACCAGGCTGGCCAAGCCACTGGGTGTCACCCCGAACAACTCGGCCGCGAGTTTCCAGCAGGTGCACACCGCGCTGATCGCGGGGATGCTCTCGCATATCGGGCTCAAGGACCCGGCCAAGGGGGACTACCTCGGCGCGCGGGGCACCCGGTTCGCGGTGTTCCCCGGTTCCGGGCTGTTCAAGAAGCAGCCGCGCTGGGTGATGGCGGCCGAGCTGGTGGAGACCTCGCGGCTGTGGGCTCGGGTGGTGGCCCGGATCGAGCCCGAGTGGGTGGAACCGCTCGCCGGCCACGTGGTCAAGCGCACCTACTCGGAGCCGCACTGGGAACGCAAGCGCGGCGCGGTGATGGCCAACGAGCGGGTGACCCTGTACGGGGTTCCGCTGGTGACCGGGCGGAAGGTGAGCTACGGGAAGATCGATCCCGAGCTGTCCCGTGAGCTGTTCATCCGGCACGCGCTGGTGGAGGGGGACTGGCAGACCGACCACCGCTTCTTCCGCGACAACCGCGCCTTGCTGGACGAGGTCTCCGACCTGGAGCACCGGGCACGCCGGCACGACATCCTGGTCGACGACGAGACCCTGTTCGAGTTCTACGACCAGCGCATCCCCGCCGAGGTGGTGTCGGCACGGCATTTCGACAGCTGGTGGAAGAAGACCCGCCGCGAGCAACCGGACCTGCTCACCTTCGAGAAGTCCATGCTGATCAACGCCACGGCGGGCGGGGTGAGCGAGGCCGACTACCCGGACACCTGGAAACAGGGCGCACTGGAGTTCCCGCTCACCTACCAGTTCGAGCCAGGTACCGACGCCGACGGCGTGACCGTGCACCTGCCGCTGGCGGTGCTGAACCAGGTCGGTCGGGAGGGGTTCGACTGGCAGGTTCCCGGGCTGCGCGAGGAACTGGTCACCGCGCTGATCAAGTCCCTGCCCAAGCAACTGCGCCGCAACTTCGTGCCCGCGCCGGATCACGCCCGGCAGGTGCTGCAGCGGATCACCCCCGCGGACGGGCCACTGGTGGACGCGCTCGGCGCCGAGCTGGAGCGGCTGCGCGGGGTGGTCGTGCCGCAGGACGCCTGGCAGCCCGAGTCCGTGCCGGACCACCTGCGGATCACCTTCCGGGTGGTGGACGAGAAGGACAACAGCCTTGGCGAGGGCAAGGACCTCGAGGAGCTGCGGCAGCGGTTGCGCGGCGAGGTCAGGGCGACCATCTCCGCCGCCGCGGACAGTATCGAGCGTTCCGGGCTGCGCACCCCTGCCTTCGGCGAACTGCCGCAGGTCTTCCGGGGCAGTCGGCGCGGGCACGAGGTGAAGGCCTACCCTGCGCTGGTGGACGAGGGGGACAGCGTCGCCGTGCGGATGCTGGACACCCCGGGGCTGCAACGGCAGCGGATGTGGGCCGGCACCCGGCGGATGCTGCGGCTGAACCTGCCCTCGCCGATGAAGTTCATCAACCGCAACCTGAACAACCAGGCCAAGCTGGTGCTCAGCCGCAACCCGCACGGCGGGGTGGCGCCGCTGCTCGAGGACTGCGTCGACTGCGCGGTGGACAAGCTGATGGCCGACGCGGGCGGGCCGGTGTGGTCGGATGCCGGGTTCGAACCCCTGCTGGAGAAGGTACGCGCCGGGCTGAACCCGACCGTGCTCGAGGTACTGCGCGAGGTGGAACGCGTGCTGCACGCCGCACACGAGGTCGAGGTGTTACTTGCCGATACGAAGAGGCCCGCGCTCGCGGAGTCGGTCGCCGACCTGCGCGCGCAGTTCGCGGGCCTGGTGCACCCGGGTTTCGTCACCGCGGCCGGGTATCACCGGCTCCCGGACCTGGTTCGCTACCTGCGGGCGATGGAACGCAGGCTGGACAAGCTGCCCGGCGATCCCGCCCGCGACCTGGAGCGGGTGCGTGAGATCGAATGGCTGCGCCGCGAGTACCAGGCGGTGCTGGACGAGCTGCCACCGCAGACGCCCCCGAGCCCGGCACTCGCCGAGATCCCCTGGATGATCGAGGAACTACGGGTCAGCTTCTTCGCGCAGACGCTGCGCACCGCGTATCCGGTCTCGGTGAAGCGCATCCTGCGCGCCATGGACGACGACGCAAGCTGA
- a CDS encoding bifunctional 3'-5' exonuclease/DNA polymerase: protein MQIIVVRDAEGVYSARPLGADATGAELSGAPTAELARYVERQERTNRPRWVFASVEEDYPVLLEAGLRVDRCHDLTLAEGLLLAGEGDGDQPRRLAAAYARANGLVPPPDPEPSAHEPDSQPSLFDPRGSGLPPDVRAVDAAEIVFHRQRARAERAAQPERMRLLIAAESASALAAAEMSLHGLPWRADLHDALLTELLGPRVPVGQRPRKLAELADRVQEAFGGRPVNPDHPGSVVRAFAHAGIEVPSTRAHVLRKVDHPAVAPLLEYKELARLHSAHGWNWLAGWVREDRFRPVYVVGGVVSGRWASRGGAALQIPRTLRVCVRADPGWRLVVADAAQLEPRVLAALSGDQKLAEVSGSVDLYDRLAEAMFAGVRRPAGEERDDRSRAKIAMLSAMYGGTAGEAAALLGLLRQRFPDAVSYVEHAAAAGERGERVRSRLGRTSPEPSAAWRALTGGAGEDAAAEGKARRAAKDWGRFTRNFVVQATAADWTAVLLATLRRRLPEPAHLVFFQHDEVLVHAPAELADAVIARLDDAVRETTALVFGPSCPVRFPMPAVAVESYADAK, encoded by the coding sequence GTGCAGATCATCGTCGTGCGGGATGCCGAAGGGGTGTACTCCGCCCGACCACTCGGCGCGGACGCCACCGGAGCCGAGCTCTCCGGGGCGCCGACCGCCGAACTCGCCCGCTACGTCGAGCGGCAGGAGCGGACCAACCGGCCACGCTGGGTGTTCGCCTCCGTGGAGGAGGACTACCCGGTCCTGCTGGAGGCCGGCCTGCGGGTGGACCGCTGTCATGACCTGACCCTGGCCGAGGGCCTGTTGCTGGCCGGCGAGGGCGACGGCGATCAGCCACGCCGGCTCGCCGCGGCGTATGCCAGAGCCAACGGCCTGGTGCCACCGCCGGACCCGGAGCCGTCCGCCCACGAACCGGACAGCCAACCCAGCCTGTTCGATCCGCGCGGCTCCGGGCTGCCGCCCGACGTCCGCGCGGTGGACGCGGCCGAGATCGTGTTCCACCGGCAGCGGGCCAGGGCGGAGCGGGCGGCTCAGCCGGAGCGGATGCGGTTGCTGATCGCGGCGGAGTCGGCGAGTGCGCTGGCCGCCGCCGAGATGTCCCTGCACGGGCTGCCGTGGCGCGCCGACCTGCACGACGCCCTGCTGACCGAGTTGCTCGGACCCCGAGTCCCGGTCGGCCAGCGGCCACGCAAGCTCGCCGAACTGGCGGACCGCGTGCAGGAGGCGTTCGGCGGCAGGCCGGTGAACCCGGACCATCCGGGCAGCGTGGTGCGCGCCTTCGCGCATGCCGGTATCGAGGTTCCCTCGACGCGGGCGCACGTGCTGCGGAAGGTGGACCATCCCGCGGTCGCCCCGCTGCTGGAGTACAAGGAGCTGGCCAGGCTGCATTCCGCGCACGGCTGGAACTGGCTGGCCGGGTGGGTGCGCGAGGACCGGTTCCGCCCGGTCTACGTCGTCGGCGGCGTGGTGTCCGGGCGCTGGGCCAGCCGGGGTGGGGCCGCGCTGCAGATTCCCCGGACCCTGCGGGTGTGTGTACGCGCCGACCCGGGGTGGCGGCTGGTGGTCGCGGACGCCGCGCAACTGGAGCCGCGGGTGCTGGCGGCGTTGTCCGGCGACCAGAAGCTGGCCGAGGTGTCCGGATCGGTGGATCTCTACGACCGGCTCGCCGAGGCGATGTTCGCGGGCGTCCGCAGGCCGGCTGGCGAGGAGCGGGACGACCGGTCCCGGGCGAAGATCGCCATGCTCTCCGCCATGTACGGCGGCACCGCGGGCGAGGCCGCCGCGCTACTCGGCTTGCTGCGCCAACGCTTCCCGGATGCTGTGTCCTATGTGGAACACGCGGCGGCCGCCGGCGAGCGGGGCGAGCGGGTCCGTTCCCGGCTCGGCCGGACCTCGCCCGAGCCCTCGGCGGCCTGGCGCGCGCTGACCGGCGGTGCCGGCGAGGACGCGGCCGCCGAGGGCAAGGCTCGCAGGGCCGCCAAGGACTGGGGCCGGTTCACCCGCAACTTCGTGGTACAGGCCACCGCGGCGGACTGGACGGCCGTGCTGCTCGCCACCCTGCGGCGGCGCCTGCCCGAGCCGGCGCACCTGGTGTTCTTCCAGCACGACGAAGTACTGGTGCATGCGCCTGCCGAGTTGGCCGACGCGGTGATCGCCCGCCTCGACGACGCGGTGCGGGAGACCACCGCGCTGGTGTTCGGGCCGTCCTGCCCGGTCCGGTTCCCGATGCCCGCGGTGGCCGTGGAGTCCTACGCCGACGCGAAGTGA
- a CDS encoding lactate 2-monooxygenase encodes MSERFGGYQNEIYLQGYQGATPLLSTDPTKLEEAARELLEPGPFWYAAGAAGTGATARANREAFDRWRIVPRMLTDATERDLSTTVLGTEMPAPLLLAPVGVQSIMHPEAERATARAAAGLGLPMVLSTASSSTIEEVATASGDGPRWFQLYWPHDPDVCASILGRAKQAGYTTLVVTLDTWTLAWRPCDLDRAYLPFLRGEGVAVPFSDPAFRALLDKSPEEDPPAAILRWISLVTGADRSWNALPFLREHWDGPIVLKGIQHVDDARRAADAGMDGIVVSNHGGRQVDGAIAALDALPEIAGAVGDRIEVLFDSGVRSGADLLKALALGARAVLLGRPYVYGLALGGEDGVRHVLRSVLADLDLTMGLSGNRTPADLGADSLRRS; translated from the coding sequence GTGAGCGAGCGATTCGGTGGCTACCAGAACGAGATCTATCTCCAGGGGTACCAGGGCGCCACCCCGTTGCTGTCCACCGACCCGACGAAGCTGGAGGAGGCGGCGCGGGAGCTGCTGGAGCCGGGCCCGTTCTGGTACGCGGCGGGCGCGGCCGGCACCGGCGCCACGGCGCGGGCCAACCGGGAGGCATTCGACCGCTGGCGGATCGTGCCGCGGATGCTGACCGACGCGACCGAGCGGGACCTTTCCACCACGGTGCTCGGCACCGAGATGCCGGCCCCGTTGCTGCTTGCCCCGGTCGGGGTGCAGTCGATCATGCATCCGGAGGCGGAGCGGGCGACCGCGCGGGCCGCGGCCGGGCTCGGCCTGCCGATGGTGCTGTCCACGGCCTCCTCCAGCACGATCGAGGAGGTCGCCACGGCGAGCGGGGACGGCCCGCGCTGGTTCCAGCTCTACTGGCCGCACGACCCCGATGTCTGCGCGAGCATCCTCGGCAGGGCAAAGCAAGCCGGCTACACCACCCTGGTGGTCACCCTGGACACCTGGACCCTGGCGTGGCGACCCTGCGACCTGGACCGGGCCTACCTGCCGTTCCTGCGCGGTGAGGGCGTGGCCGTGCCGTTCTCCGATCCCGCCTTTCGCGCGTTACTGGACAAGAGCCCCGAGGAGGACCCGCCCGCGGCCATCCTGCGGTGGATCTCCCTGGTCACCGGCGCCGATCGGAGCTGGAACGCGCTGCCCTTCCTGCGCGAGCACTGGGACGGCCCGATCGTGCTCAAGGGCATCCAGCACGTGGACGACGCTCGCCGCGCGGCGGACGCCGGGATGGACGGGATCGTGGTGTCCAACCACGGCGGTCGCCAGGTGGACGGCGCGATCGCCGCGCTGGACGCCTTGCCGGAGATCGCCGGCGCGGTGGGCGACCGGATCGAGGTGCTGTTCGACTCGGGCGTGCGGTCCGGCGCCGACCTGCTCAAGGCGCTGGCGCTGGGCGCGCGGGCGGTGCTGCTCGGCAGGCCCTACGTCTACGGGCTCGCGCTGGGCGGTGAGGACGGGGTGCGGCACGTGCTGCGCAGCGTGCTCGCCGACCTCGACCTGACCATGGGGCTGTCCGGCAACCGGACGCCGGCCGATCTCGGTGCCGACTCGCTGCGGCGGTCTTGA
- a CDS encoding acyl-CoA synthetase: MRNAPSVSELATKVTETVRSIGVMWQAGLVPFPRLDEGLRSLYMVRRFGPFAGATHIAARRDPSAVGLVDELGPITFKQLDQRSNALARAWAQRGLGPGTVIAALCRDHRWLVIAMLAAGKLGARLVLMNTGFAKPQLADVAAREQVRALVHDEEFTELLAAVGEDVGRYLAWTEQGGEHPVPTLDELIVSTDDRPVPAPAKPGGFVLLTSGTTGTPKGAPRPQTSPLHSAQFLDRIPLRAGECTYLGAPLFHGTGLSQFILSFALGSTVVMRRKFDPEETLRGVAEHRCTALVLVPTMLQRIVDLDPEVLARYDTSALRIIFLAGSALSPDLGNRATRVFGEVVHNLYGSTEVAVATVATPEDWRKAPGTVGRSPVGCKVVLYDEAGNRITEPEVVGRVFVGSGLSFGGYTDGRNKEIIDGLLASGDVGHFDSDGLLFIDGRDDEMIVSGGENVFPIEVENLLVEREDVLEAAVIGVADEEFGQRLKAFVVLADGAVLDADTVRDYVKANLARYKVPREVEFLEELPRNATGKVLRNKLT, translated from the coding sequence ATGAGGAACGCGCCCAGCGTGTCCGAGCTCGCCACGAAGGTGACGGAGACGGTCCGCAGCATCGGGGTGATGTGGCAGGCGGGCCTGGTCCCGTTTCCCCGCCTCGACGAGGGGCTGCGGTCGCTGTACATGGTCCGCAGGTTCGGCCCGTTCGCCGGGGCCACGCATATCGCGGCACGCCGGGATCCCAGTGCGGTCGGCCTCGTCGACGAGCTGGGGCCGATCACCTTCAAGCAACTCGACCAGCGGTCCAACGCGCTGGCCAGGGCCTGGGCCCAGCGCGGCCTCGGCCCCGGGACCGTGATCGCGGCACTGTGCCGGGATCATCGCTGGCTGGTGATCGCCATGCTCGCGGCGGGCAAGCTCGGCGCGCGGCTGGTGCTGATGAACACGGGGTTCGCCAAGCCGCAGCTGGCCGACGTCGCCGCCCGCGAGCAGGTTCGCGCGCTGGTGCACGACGAGGAGTTCACCGAGTTGCTGGCGGCGGTCGGCGAGGACGTCGGGCGCTATCTCGCCTGGACCGAGCAAGGTGGCGAGCACCCGGTCCCGACCCTGGACGAGCTGATCGTCTCCACCGATGATCGCCCCGTTCCCGCGCCGGCCAAGCCCGGTGGCTTCGTGCTGCTCACCAGCGGCACCACCGGAACGCCGAAGGGGGCGCCGCGCCCGCAGACCTCACCGCTGCACTCCGCCCAGTTCCTCGACCGTATCCCGCTGCGCGCGGGGGAGTGCACCTACCTCGGCGCTCCGCTGTTCCACGGCACCGGGCTTTCCCAGTTCATCCTGTCCTTCGCGCTGGGCTCCACCGTGGTCATGCGCCGCAAGTTCGATCCGGAGGAGACCCTGCGCGGGGTGGCCGAGCACCGCTGCACGGCGCTGGTGCTGGTGCCGACCATGCTGCAGCGCATCGTCGACCTCGATCCCGAGGTGCTGGCCAGGTACGACACCTCCGCGCTGCGCATCATCTTCCTCGCCGGCTCGGCGCTGTCCCCGGACCTCGGCAACCGGGCGACCAGGGTTTTCGGTGAGGTGGTTCACAACCTGTACGGCTCGACCGAGGTGGCCGTGGCCACGGTGGCCACCCCGGAGGACTGGCGCAAGGCGCCGGGCACCGTCGGCAGGTCACCGGTGGGCTGCAAGGTGGTGCTGTACGACGAGGCGGGCAACCGGATCACCGAACCGGAGGTGGTCGGCAGGGTGTTCGTGGGCAGCGGCCTGAGCTTCGGGGGCTACACCGACGGGCGGAACAAGGAGATCATCGACGGGCTGCTGGCCAGCGGCGATGTCGGACACTTCGACTCCGACGGCCTGTTGTTCATCGACGGCAGGGATGACGAGATGATCGTCTCGGGTGGTGAGAACGTCTTCCCGATCGAGGTGGAGAACCTGCTGGTCGAGCGGGAGGACGTACTCGAGGCCGCGGTGATCGGTGTGGCGGACGAGGAGTTCGGCCAGCGACTCAAGGCGTTCGTGGTGCTCGCCGACGGGGCCGTCCTGGACGCGGACACCGTGCGGGACTACGTGAAGGCCAACCTCGCCCGGTACAAGGTGCCGCGGGAGGTGGAGTTCCTCGAGGAACTCCCGCGCAACGCCACCGGCAAGGTGCTACGGAACAAGCTCACGTGA
- a CDS encoding N,N-dimethylformamidase beta subunit family domain-containing protein produces MVQWEAGSVNGDAGVTVTLPAATDPGNRVVVAVAGNTTLGTPAGWTRRDRTVNWLGHYLFDKAGDGAAEWEFTAGTASQLAWVALEIAGGEFDAVAAEQAVWVATRTARTPELIPAPGERLLIASVGGGTDGAPSRSVSSWLSGFTELADLQVTGGADNPSHALAVLEATVDGVTPYQTAVTWNGNVVSHARILASYATGSGGPAEPTVTAGTARPVLVGGSVGLDVRASAPEGQTITGYAWRITSGGGSLSDVDTATPGYTAPATPGLAVVRCTVTASGGGSATAAVSVSRHHTIVAAENALPGTARAEWDLVDPELGGIASLQGFAEGFSANRDRPVEFKIAQEGGADWSARVYRLGWYGGEGARLLDVLTPDAAQLAAARSQPAPGNADPGHAPASADCSTWAVTLSWDPPHWAPSGIYLLRLEREGGGASHVPFVLRDDARTADLMVMPADSTWQAYNAFGGLGDALLAGNSLYLGTAINQYSVDCARYVHYDRPIVNRAAANTGQRYGAVRWSNFFTGEYPMVRFLERNGYDVKYYSCLDAAGDPDGDLLRTVSAAMFVGHNEYWSADMRSGWEAAKERGLSVFSCAGNEVFWRAVGDRRDDEGRPRRWECQKSTINGRGGNRPEWTGTWRDPDGSGEGGDDPENRFTGTIFCVNGPDFRPVVVPVAGGYSATPLWRDTPVAELSSGSWTSPGQILGFEWDTYGPEGVSTTGGRYLADPHPEATYCSSATYQVNALVLTDAGDEYGSGRVTHRLVVQPSGSAGGITFGTGTVNWALGVDAANTYQAGGDNTSTVLRQATVNLLTDMSVRPATLMTGLVPPTPVRWYPDP; encoded by the coding sequence GTGGTGCAATGGGAAGCAGGTTCGGTCAACGGCGACGCCGGCGTCACGGTGACCCTGCCCGCCGCGACGGACCCGGGCAATCGGGTCGTCGTGGCGGTCGCGGGCAACACCACGCTCGGCACCCCTGCCGGGTGGACGCGGCGGGACCGTACGGTCAACTGGCTCGGCCACTACCTGTTCGACAAGGCAGGGGACGGTGCGGCCGAGTGGGAGTTCACCGCGGGCACCGCCAGCCAGCTGGCCTGGGTGGCACTGGAGATCGCCGGGGGCGAGTTCGACGCGGTCGCCGCCGAGCAGGCCGTCTGGGTGGCCACCCGCACCGCTCGTACCCCCGAGCTGATTCCGGCTCCCGGGGAGCGGCTGCTGATCGCCAGCGTCGGCGGGGGCACGGACGGCGCGCCGTCCCGCTCGGTGAGCTCCTGGCTCTCCGGGTTCACCGAGCTGGCCGACCTGCAGGTCACCGGTGGCGCGGACAACCCCAGCCACGCGCTCGCCGTACTCGAGGCGACCGTGGACGGGGTCACCCCGTACCAGACCGCGGTGACCTGGAACGGGAACGTGGTGTCGCACGCGCGGATCCTGGCCAGCTACGCCACCGGCTCCGGCGGTCCGGCGGAACCCACGGTCACCGCGGGTACGGCCCGGCCGGTGTTGGTGGGCGGGTCGGTCGGCCTGGACGTGCGGGCCAGCGCGCCGGAGGGGCAGACGATCACCGGCTACGCCTGGCGGATCACCTCCGGCGGAGGCAGCCTCTCCGATGTGGACACCGCGACACCCGGCTATACCGCGCCTGCGACCCCCGGGCTCGCGGTGGTGCGGTGTACCGTCACCGCCTCCGGCGGCGGCAGTGCCACCGCCGCGGTCAGCGTCTCGCGGCACCACACGATCGTCGCAGCGGAGAACGCGCTGCCCGGAACCGCACGCGCCGAATGGGACCTCGTCGACCCCGAACTCGGTGGCATCGCGAGCCTGCAGGGCTTCGCCGAGGGGTTCAGCGCCAACCGGGACCGGCCGGTCGAGTTCAAGATCGCCCAGGAGGGCGGCGCGGACTGGTCGGCCCGGGTGTACCGGCTGGGCTGGTACGGCGGGGAGGGTGCGCGGCTGCTCGACGTGCTCACCCCGGACGCCGCGCAACTCGCCGCCGCGCGGTCGCAGCCGGCGCCGGGCAATGCCGATCCCGGGCACGCCCCGGCCTCGGCCGACTGCTCGACCTGGGCGGTGACCCTGAGTTGGGACCCGCCCCACTGGGCACCGAGCGGGATCTACCTGCTGCGGCTGGAACGGGAAGGCGGCGGTGCCAGCCATGTGCCGTTCGTGCTGCGGGACGACGCCCGTACCGCGGACCTGATGGTGATGCCTGCGGACTCCACGTGGCAGGCCTACAACGCCTTCGGCGGCCTCGGCGACGCGCTGCTGGCCGGCAACAGCCTCTACCTCGGCACCGCGATCAACCAGTACTCCGTCGACTGTGCCCGCTACGTCCACTACGACCGGCCGATCGTGAACCGGGCCGCGGCCAACACCGGGCAACGGTACGGCGCCGTGCGGTGGAGCAACTTCTTCACCGGCGAGTACCCGATGGTCCGGTTCCTGGAACGCAACGGCTACGACGTCAAGTACTACTCCTGCCTGGACGCGGCAGGCGACCCGGACGGTGACCTGTTGCGGACGGTGTCCGCCGCCATGTTCGTCGGCCACAACGAGTACTGGTCGGCGGATATGCGGTCCGGGTGGGAGGCGGCCAAGGAACGCGGGCTGAGCGTGTTCAGCTGCGCGGGCAACGAGGTGTTCTGGCGTGCCGTCGGGGACCGCCGCGACGACGAGGGCCGGCCCCGGCGGTGGGAGTGCCAGAAGTCCACCATCAACGGCCGCGGCGGCAACCGTCCGGAGTGGACCGGAACCTGGCGGGACCCGGACGGCTCCGGCGAGGGCGGCGACGACCCGGAGAACCGCTTCACCGGCACCATCTTCTGCGTGAACGGCCCGGACTTCCGCCCGGTCGTGGTGCCGGTGGCGGGCGGCTACTCGGCGACCCCGCTGTGGCGTGACACCCCGGTCGCCGAGCTGAGCTCCGGATCGTGGACCTCGCCGGGCCAGATCCTCGGGTTCGAGTGGGACACCTACGGCCCGGAAGGCGTCTCCACCACCGGCGGCCGGTACCTCGCCGACCCGCATCCCGAGGCGACCTACTGCTCGAGCGCCACCTACCAGGTGAACGCGCTGGTGCTCACCGACGCGGGTGACGAGTACGGCTCGGGCCGGGTCACCCACCGGCTGGTAGTGCAGCCATCGGGTTCCGCGGGCGGGATCACCTTCGGCACCGGAACGGTCAACTGGGCGCTGGGGGTGGACGCGGCCAACACCTACCAGGCGGGCGGCGACAACACCTCGACGGTGCTGCGGCAGGCCACCGTGAACCTGCTCACCGATATGAGCGTGCGGCCCGCGACGCTGATGACCGGGCTGGTGCCGCCGACGCCGGTGCGGTGGTACCCCGACCCGTAG